TCCGTGGATTCATATAATGCTTTGGCTATAGGTGTAAAGCTCAAAATGGATTATTTATATGCCAATATCAGTATAGGTTTCCCCTTTACACAAATACCTACAGGAGAAGATCCTCTAGGTCAAAAATTAAAGGAAATTGATGCGACAAATAAGTTGGATAACTCCGTTATTGTAGATAGTCAGATTGGATTTGGAATAAATATTTTAAAGAGCTCTCCTCTAAATTTTTTTGTAGGCGGAGGACTTGGTATAAACTATATTCAGACAAAAAGAAAGCTTCCCGATGAATACGTAAAAACGATAACAGATCCTGTTACTCATGAAGTTTTAGCAAAAGAACTTAATGAAACACGAAGTATAGCAATGGCGGGGCTTGGTATAAATGTAGCTGTAAACTATTATTTTACAAAAAATATAGGTATTTCCTTTGATATTAAAGATACCGTATATTTTATTCCGATGTCAAACCAAAGGTATTATAAAGGAAAAGCAATAAACGGAAGCGGTTTTACCTATACAATCATCAAAGAGAAGAAACAGGATATTCAGTCCCTTATAAAATATTCATGGGCCAACAACCTTGCATTAAGATTGGCGGTAGCTTTTAAGCTTTAATAAAATTGTAACAAATTCCGGTTATCAGGAGTTTTGAATATGGTTCTGTTTTATAAACAGAAAATGTGTTTTATAGGAGGTTTATTATGAAGCACAAGAAGATAGTCTTAGTTTTGATTATTTCGGTTGCATCTGCTGTTTTTGCATTTGCAGATTTTGCAATTTCGTTCGGTCCTGCCTATACGAATTATTTTGTTCACACTAAAAATGATA
The DNA window shown above is from Treponema denticola and carries:
- a CDS encoding DUF2715 domain-containing protein gives rise to the protein MKKILFIILALSCMFSLSAFDFMDISGDVGIGYMNHNMVTVYKDALKNNLADGLGAALGPGNLTMDAPRSVDSYNALAIGVKLKMDYLYANISIGFPFTQIPTGEDPLGQKLKEIDATNKLDNSVIVDSQIGFGINILKSSPLNFFVGGGLGINYIQTKRKLPDEYVKTITDPVTHEVLAKELNETRSIAMAGLGINVAVNYYFTKNIGISFDIKDTVYFIPMSNQRYYKGKAINGSGFTYTIIKEKKQDIQSLIKYSWANNLALRLAVAFKL